The window TAAATCATGGCCAGTGCCACAAGGATGGCCAACAAGATTCCAAGGAACCCAGCAGCAGCCCCACCACGACCACCAACCGCCACATCGTGCCGGAAACCACATTGATGATCGAGACAGACATAGTCGCTGTCCCCATGCAAGACAACAGACGACTTGCCACAACGTGGACAAACCAATCTATCCTGCAGCAACTCTGGACGATATTGAACTGGCATAAAAACCTCCATCGTGAGAGCAAGGTCGATGTTTATTACCTTTGACTAAACTATAACATAGCTTACCTAAATTATTTTAGGGTATTTTTTTTAGTAAAACTCTTCACGTAATCTTGTTTAGGCTTTATAATTTACACAAATTGCTTCACCTAAGAGGTGTTAGGATATTCCCTAAACTCAAGCAACACACGAGGTTTCAATGGTTTGGGAGTGCAGATCAGCGATCGCAGCCTTGCGAGAGCAAAAGAATCTTACGCAACTCCAGTTAGCACAGGAGGTGGGAGTTACAGAAACGACCATTGCCAACTGGGAAAAGGGAAGAAGTGGTCTGGAGTGGATTGATCGTTTAATCCGACTGTGTGCCGCCCTGGAGTGCACCCCGGAAGATCTGATTCGGTATGTGCCTCGCATTGATGAAGGAGAGGGTCATAATTCGCCCGGAGTCTTTAGTGAAATGCTTAATCTGATCGAGCATGGCAAAAGCACGACCTCATCATCATTAAGCAAAGAAGATATCGAACGTATTGAAAAAGACGGAGGTAAGTTTTCTGACATCATCAAACTAATTGGAGCCAATAAGGCTTGCAAACATGAATTTCCTTTTTCGCCTGATATGACTCTGTTCCAAGGAACAACAGGTAAGCGGTTAGGTAAGAAATCTCGGGGAAAATAAAGGCTTAAGCGCTCTCTGGGTCTCTTAGAACGAGTAATTTGTTCAGGTGTTAAAGGCCACTAATCTTTCGTCACTGATTAGTGTGTCCCTGTACCACTGCGGTAACAAGTCAGGTTCGCTCTACTACCAGTAAGAGAGCATATGAGAGTTCTAGTGCATTTCCGTGTCTTGCGAGACACATTACTTAATTTCTTTGAAACCCCGCAACCCTGCGAACAGCTCGACAGAGTTGCGGAGGTTCTCAAAGGAAGAAATCCAGAAGTCTATGTTTCTGCTTGGGGGCTTCAAAGCATTCAACGAGATCTTGCTTACTATTGCTCACGCCCAGATGTTCCTTATAAAGTTGCTGAGATGCTGGGCCAATTTTTGCAGATAGCCCCCCTTTCCGAGCAAAAAAAGGTTGAAAACCTTGTTCATCTCCAAGGAACTGTACTTAGTCCTGAAACTTTCGAATTTCATCAGGCATGTGAAATATCAGCAGATGCTATTCTGACTGGAAATCCTCGCTCATTTTCACAATTCAATCTGAGTGTTTCTTATCTAAGTCATCAAACAGATCTGAGTGCCATAAAACAAGTATCAATCATCAGTACCCTGCCAATTCTACTTGTTGGAGAGTTCTCCGATCTCTGGTTTTTAGTAGATTCCGCTCAGAAAATAACTGGCTTAGTATGTCCTCCTCAAACTTTACACTCATCGCAGCCTGTCCTGACGCAGTGGTTACGAGATGATTGGTCACAACTCGGATGGTATCTGCCTAAAGAAGTCCCTGATCTATTCAGATCAAGAACTCCATGTAGAAAGAAAATCACCTCAAGAGTCAAGCTTATTCCAATCAGATCAGGCTCTCTTAAGAGTGAGGAAACTGTTGCTCTCAGTGTAGCAATAGAGAAAAGACATTTAACATATCAGGTTTCCATAGAGCTAACAGCTTCAATAATGGGTTACGTACTACCATATCCATTATCGCTGAAAGTCATGGATGAGAATGGAAAATGTGCAATAGAGCAAAGCACACTTAATAAAACACGAATACAATTTGAAATTGAAGTTAAAAAGTCCGAAAAGTTTAGTGTTGTCATTGGAAATCGATCTTTCAAGCACAAGGAAGATTTCATCGTTTGAGATATATTCCATTGAATCCACAAGGAACCAAGGGCATGAGTAAGCAAGTCATTTTAAGATTGAACCGGTCTCTGCTAGGCAGTTATGAAGTGATCGCTGAAATTGGCAAGAAAGGGGTAATGCATGATGAGATTCAAGCGTGTTTACCTGCTTTACCCATTGATATAAATCATACCCTTAGAAAATGGCGTGACTCTTTCAGAAGACTCAATTATTCGCGACGATTAAAGGTTCTTTCTGTAAATACAGAAAGTATATTACCTGACTCTATTTTAGGGTGCGAATCTTCTGAAACTCAATTTAACCAATTATCTAATCTTCTGACAGATCAAATGCAAACATGGTTGAGGGCAAAAGAATTCCAGAAAGTCCTCTCTAGAATGAAAGAAGTGCTTAGCCTTAATGATGAAATTCAAATCATTATTCGTACAGACGATGATCTAATTTTCCGTCTTCCTTGGCATCATTGGGAGTTTCCCAAGCAATATCACCTTACTGAAATTTCATTCAGCACATCCAGTCATAGTTACTCTCTGGTGCGAAACCAAGACTTAAAGCCTCTTCAGAGCCTGAAAATCTTAGCTATTTTTGGCGACGATATAGGAATCAACCTCAGACGAGATGAATCTCTTTTAGACAGCAATATACCCAACGGTTCAGATATTTTCCTCAAGAAGCTCCATAGACCTAGCAAAGAAAAGCTAGGAGAAGAACTGAGAGAGAACATGTGGGATATCTTGTTCTTCTCAGGACATAGTGAGAGCCAGCAAGGAAAAGGAATCTTATATTTAGAGGGTAGTCGCTCTATATATCTTGATGAACTCAAAGATGACCTAGAGACAGCTATTCATAAAGGACTTAAGTTAGCTGTTTTTAATTCTTGCGATGGTTTAGAATTAGCAAAATATTTACAGAATCTACAACTCCCTCAAGTAGTTGTCATGAGAGAGCCCATCCCAGATGAGATAGCGCATGACTTTCTAGCTGCATACATTGAGGGCATTCTTAAGTTATCTCCTGAAACTCCCCTATACCTAGCCACTAGATATGCACGAGAGAAGTTAGCTCAAAATAGCCGTGTCCCTTGTGCAGACTGGTTGCCAGTAGTATTTCAGAATCATAAGGTTTTATCACCTGTCAGAGGTATCATTTCTAATTCATATAAAAGGGAAAAGAAGCGGATAGAGAAGAAGCAACCTTTAGCAATTAGTTTTGAACCAAAACCGAAGGTCTGTAGAGTAATCAATACGCTGACTAAAAATACTGTTGGAAGAGTGCAGGTTGATGGAGTAGTATGGAGGGCTCAAATATTCTCTAATGATTACAATTCTGGGAAAGAAGAAACCATTTCTGCTGGAGCGAGTGCTTTAATGGTGGCAAGACGAGGAAACCTATGCCTGGTCTTGCCAAAGAGTGAAGAATTTCAGAACTATTCTCCAGCAAAGTCACAGAAAAAATTCTTCCAAACTTTCTTAGATCTTATGCCCAGAAAGATCACTCTAACTTCAGATAGCATAATTCATCTTATATTTTTCGGGATTTCATGCGCTTTAATGATTCTCTCAGTTACCTTGTTTAGGAGCATCCTATCCCAGCCCACGACTACAAATGGAAACAGGCAGATTTTTGTCTCAAAAGTATCATTCTGGACTCCCAATAAAACTCTTCAGAGTGATGTACTCTCTATCTGAGAACTCTGAACATGATCTTCAGTTTTCTGATTCTTGATAGTAAGCATTTGTCCTATAAGGAGATACACCCACTCCAACTGATAGACAAGAAACATAGCGTCAGAGACAACCCTTATCCCTGCAAAACCCTCAAAATCTCCTCAACAGATCGCCGCTCGTTTAGCATATGGCGCACTGCGGCTACCTTCGACACCTTCACATACACCTTCTGCCGTCGCGTTTCTCCAGCGGCAACGACTTCATCCCAACAGTAGTAGTAGCTAGTGCTGGGGTGCTTGCGGGTTTTGTTGCCGATGCGGGTTTCTAGCCACCCTGATGCCTGGCCTTTGGGGGAGTGTCTGCGCAGCTCTCCTTCAGTAGAGTCAGCCACGGAGGGTGACACCACTCTAACCAAGACATCCGGTTCTGGGGGAGATACAGAACGGCCCTCTTTAGGTGCATCGCCCTGGTAGGGCAAGCCAAAGGGGGCTACCTGGCCCGGTAAGAGGGATAACTGCAAACCTTCGCTGGCGGGGTCATCGATGCAGAGCTGACCTTCTCGCTCTCGCTTCAGCATCTGCTTGCGGGGCATTTGGCCCAGGTCATAGCGACAGTGGCAAGGGTGGCACCAGGCGCGGAGCATCGGTATGGGGGATACGCTCTATTTTCTCTAGGTGGAAATCAATTTGGGATTTGGAATTTGGGATTTCCGATTTTGGATTTGGGATTTGGAAATCCTTGTTGTCAAAGGCTTCCGTTTGGAACTATCCCTGATAGCTGCGGAGAAGCGCGTGAGCAGTTTCCAAAGTGTCGGCTTCCTCAACGGGCTTGTCCGTGCGCCAGCGGAGGATACGAGGAAAACGGACTGAAATGCCTGACTTGTGGCGTTTTGACTCTGCGATGCCCTCAAAGCCAATTTCAAAAACGTGGATAGGGGCGACCGATCGCACCGGGCCAAATCGCTCAATCGTATGGCGGCGAATCCATTTGTCCAGGGTCTCGATTTCAGCATTATCTAAGCCAGAATAGGCTTTGGCAAAAGGCACCAGTTCCTGGCCTTTCCAGAGGGCAAAGGTGTAGTCAGTAAAGAGGTTTGCCCGCTTACCGCTGCCTGCCTGGGCATAAATCAGCACCGCATCCAGCGTCATTGGGTCTACCTTATATTTCCACCAGTAGCCGCGCTTGCGCCCCACCAGATAAGGGCTGTCCACGGCCTTAATGACCAACCCTTCCGCCCCGGATTGACGCGACTGCTCTCGCAGGGCGGCTAGATCTTCAAACGAGGCAAACGCTAACGGAGTTGACTGGTTCACGCAGGCATCGTCATGGGCGGTCACCAGTTGGTCGAGCAAATGCTTGCGATCGCCCAGCGGCTTCTCTCGAATGTCGTGGCCGTCATGCTCCAGCAGATCGTAGGCGATAAACCGCACCGGATTTTCCGCCATCACCTTTTTAGTGACGCGCTTGCGGCCCAGACGTTTTTGTAAATGGTTGAAGCTGAGGGGGCGATCGCCCTGCCAGCACAGAATTTCCCCATCCAACACGTGGCCGTTGGGAAAGGATGCGAAGGCGGTGACAACCTCAGGAAACTGCTCGGTGACCAAATCTTCCCCCCGTGACCAGATGAATACCTCATCAGCCCGCTTGATCACCTGAGCACGGATGCCATCCCACTTCCACTCCGCCAGCCATTGGCTGGGGTCTTCCGCCTGAAATTTTTCCACATCAATCTGTGACGCCAGAAAGAACGGGTAGGGCTGGCTGGGCGCTGTTGCCACTGCCTCTTCGCTCACCAGGGTGTTGTAAAAAGCCACCGTGGGCTCAAAGTCTCCCATGAGGCGATGGGCCAGCACCGCTCCGGGAATGCCTGATGCCGCCGAGAGCCCTTTAATCACCAGCTTTTCAGACGCCCCGACCCGAAATGCCCCGGTCAACACCTTGTTGAGCACAAAAATTTCGGTGTCGTCCAGCGATCTCCACCAGGAGATAATCAACCCATGCCGTTCTTCCTCCGTTTCCACCACTTTCACCAGGGGAATGATCTGCTCCATCCATTCGTGCAGGGGAATGTCAGCCGCAGACTGCCCTTTGAGCGGGGTATCGCGCAGCAGCAGCGCAATCACCTCAGCAGAGTCGCCCACATGGGCATAGCAGTCTTTAAACAGCCATTCTGGCAGGTTAGAAATGCTGAGGTATACATCTCGCAGCACCCGCGAGGTAACCAGTCGCCGTCGGGTTTTGTTCAGCAGCAGGTACAGCGCCCACACGGCGTTAACGGGCGCTTCTTCGACAAAATACTGACGCAGCGCTTCAACTTTGGCATTGGTGGAGGGGGTGGCGTCGATCGCCTGAAAAAGCTGCGTAAACCGCTTCATTGCTGCTAAGGAACTCGTTAGGTGACTCTCTCTGGCAACATTATGACGCTGGTTTCGGATCGGTTGCCGCCCGCCGGAACAGCCGCAGCCGATGGCCGCCGTAATAGGCTTCACTGATCCCCAGGTCGGCCATACCCAGGCGCTGGGTGACGCGCACCGAGCGATCGTTGTCGGGTAATGTCACGGCATACAGGGCGGGCAGCGCTAACGTTTCAAACCCATAGGTGACCAGGGCACGGGCCGATTCCGTCGCGTATCCATGGCCCCAGCTAGCGGGTCGAAAGTGCCAGCCAATCTCAACATGGCCGCTGGGGGTATTGTCCTGATCGGGCAGGGGCATCAGCAGCACCGTGCCGATGGGCGTCTGGTCAGTCTGGGTCACCACTGCCCAGCAGCCCAATCCGGGGAAGGTGGCGGCGCGATCGCAATACCGCTGTAATCGGGCCTGAATTGCCTCAATGGTCGTGTCCAGTGATTGATCCCCAATCCACTGAGTCACCGCCGGATCGCCATAGATAGCGATCGCAGCCGCAGCATCTTTCTCGGGTTGCCAATCTCGAATCAGCAGTCTAGCCGTTTCTAGATACATCGTTTATTGCTCCCCCCCTGTCGTCTTGGTTGGCCAGGGCAGGGTTTGTCATGACCTGTGGATAGAGTCTTGAAGCAGCCAGGTTGGCCTGTGATGCCTGCCTCCATCCTCAACATGACCCCGAAGGCTGCCCGGCTAAACCTTTACCCATGCCCCTTACAGAGATTTGCCGGAGATCTGTCGGAAAAAGCAGCGCGCTCTCTTTAGGTCAATCTGCGACCAATCATATAGATATTTCATCCC is drawn from Leptolyngbya sp. SIO1E4 and contains these coding sequences:
- a CDS encoding helix-turn-helix transcriptional regulator translates to MVWECRSAIAALREQKNLTQLQLAQEVGVTETTIANWEKGRSGLEWIDRLIRLCAALECTPEDLIRYVPRIDEGEGHNSPGVFSEMLNLIEHGKSTTSSSLSKEDIERIEKDGGKFSDIIKLIGANKACKHEFPFSPDMTLFQGTTGKRLGKKSRGK
- a CDS encoding DUF1822 family protein; this translates as MRVLVHFRVLRDTLLNFFETPQPCEQLDRVAEVLKGRNPEVYVSAWGLQSIQRDLAYYCSRPDVPYKVAEMLGQFLQIAPLSEQKKVENLVHLQGTVLSPETFEFHQACEISADAILTGNPRSFSQFNLSVSYLSHQTDLSAIKQVSIISTLPILLVGEFSDLWFLVDSAQKITGLVCPPQTLHSSQPVLTQWLRDDWSQLGWYLPKEVPDLFRSRTPCRKKITSRVKLIPIRSGSLKSEETVALSVAIEKRHLTYQVSIELTASIMGYVLPYPLSLKVMDENGKCAIEQSTLNKTRIQFEIEVKKSEKFSVVIGNRSFKHKEDFIV
- a CDS encoding ATP-dependent DNA ligase, with product MKRFTQLFQAIDATPSTNAKVEALRQYFVEEAPVNAVWALYLLLNKTRRRLVTSRVLRDVYLSISNLPEWLFKDCYAHVGDSAEVIALLLRDTPLKGQSAADIPLHEWMEQIIPLVKVVETEEERHGLIISWWRSLDDTEIFVLNKVLTGAFRVGASEKLVIKGLSAASGIPGAVLAHRLMGDFEPTVAFYNTLVSEEAVATAPSQPYPFFLASQIDVEKFQAEDPSQWLAEWKWDGIRAQVIKRADEVFIWSRGEDLVTEQFPEVVTAFASFPNGHVLDGEILCWQGDRPLSFNHLQKRLGRKRVTKKVMAENPVRFIAYDLLEHDGHDIREKPLGDRKHLLDQLVTAHDDACVNQSTPLAFASFEDLAALREQSRQSGAEGLVIKAVDSPYLVGRKRGYWWKYKVDPMTLDAVLIYAQAGSGKRANLFTDYTFALWKGQELVPFAKAYSGLDNAEIETLDKWIRRHTIERFGPVRSVAPIHVFEIGFEGIAESKRHKSGISVRFPRILRWRTDKPVEEADTLETAHALLRSYQG
- a CDS encoding GNAT family N-acetyltransferase → MYLETARLLIRDWQPEKDAAAAIAIYGDPAVTQWIGDQSLDTTIEAIQARLQRYCDRAATFPGLGCWAVVTQTDQTPIGTVLLMPLPDQDNTPSGHVEIGWHFRPASWGHGYATESARALVTYGFETLALPALYAVTLPDNDRSVRVTQRLGMADLGISEAYYGGHRLRLFRRAATDPKPAS